One part of the Arabidopsis thaliana chromosome 1 sequence genome encodes these proteins:
- a CDS encoding Nucleic acid-binding proteins superfamily (Nucleic acid-binding proteins superfamily; CONTAINS InterPro DOMAIN/s: Nucleic acid-binding, OB-fold-like (InterPro:IPR016027); BEST Arabidopsis thaliana protein match is: Nucleic acid-binding proteins superfamily (TAIR:AT3G32260.1); Has 148 Blast hits to 121 proteins in 8 species: Archae - 0; Bacteria - 0; Metazoa - 0; Fungi - 0; Plants - 148; Viruses - 0; Other Eukaryotes - 0 (source: NCBI BLink).): MASILSNSFVYLREINPALDQYKIKVRVVRLWRLFKSIEMVLVDGEGTRVHASIEEGLGKRFQHQFVSGESRIIDTFSFVYYDDVLGQIVDVGSLDSIKAKGKDTVKLSAGSEDLIHVDSENKTSHSAVTLYEEFFQLNEKKTVEDIVYACDVSTCVTIARVCFIETMPKWYYIACKAHGDAGPICSCGVCDADATDLILRASYGASPEVKLLFFDGLAQCLIGKTAAEFFAEVPKESDPSILPEVLADLMGKTMLFKLSIGTDNLKSTKAAYVVEKFWEKTDMVEKFAKELTVVSDSACDIINPKIEMIESSVVDDSPSTDKRIFDDVKSKPVTGKKMVTRKKAKVEKLT; the protein is encoded by the exons ATGGCGTCTATTCTTTcgaattcttttgtttatctGAGGGAGATTAATCCGGCTCTAGATCAATACAAGATTAAAGTACGTGTGGTTAGGCTTTGGAGATTGTTTAAATCTATAGAGATGGTTCTGGTGGATGGAGAG GGAACGAGAGTTCATGCGTCCATCGAAGAGGGATTGGGTAAGAGGTTTCAGCACCAGTTTGTTAGTGGTGAAAGCAGAATTATCGATACtttcagttttgtttattatgaCG ATGTCCTTGGACAAATCGTTGATGTGGGAAGTCTCGATAGCATTAAAGCGAAAGGCAAAGATACCGTTAA GTTATCGGCTGGAAGTGAGGATTTGATCCATGTAGAcagtgaaaataaaacaagccACTCTGCGGTTACTCTATACGAGGAGTTCTTTCAActgaatgaaaagaaaactgtCGAAGATATTGTGTATGCATGTGAT GTGTCCACGTGTGTCACTATAGCCAGAGTCTGTTTCATCGAGACTATGCCTAAATGGTACTATATTGCATGTAAA GCTCATGGCGATGCTGGTCCTATCTGTAGTTGTGGTGTATGTGATGCTGACGCTACTGAT CTCATTCTACGTGCTTCTTATGGTGCTTCGCCTGAGGTTAAATTACTCTTCTTTGATGGATTGGCTCAATGTCTTATTGGTAAAACGGCTGCTGAGTTTTTTGCAGAAGTTCCAAAG GAGTCGGACCCTTCTATTTTACCCGAGGTTCTTGCTGATTTAATGGGGAAAACCATGTTATTCAAGTTATCCATTGGTACCGATAATTTGAAGAGTACGAAGGCTGCGTATGTTGTCGAGAAATTTTGGGAAAAAACGGATATGGTTGAAAAATTCGCAAAG GAGTTGACTGTTGTGAGTGATTCTGCATGTGATATCATCAATCCGAAAATTGAGATGATTGAGTCCTCGGTTGTGGATGACAGTCCTTCTACGGATAAAAGGATCTTTGATGACGTGAAATCGAAACCGGTAACAGGAAAGAAGATGGTTACAAGAAAGAAGGCCAAAGTCGAGAAACTTACTTAA